In Brachypodium distachyon strain Bd21 chromosome 2, Brachypodium_distachyon_v3.0, whole genome shotgun sequence, one genomic interval encodes:
- the LOC100831951 gene encoding VIN3-like protein 1, producing the protein MSKSTTAKASRHVELKKQSAAILTIANGHACKKEAINGDDLGHDAKFTSTWVCRNLSCKAIVTSEDSFCKRCSCCICHQFDDNKDPSLWLVCASENDDRNCCGSSCHIECAFQHKKVGCFDLGKIIHLDGSYSCASCGKVSGILSYWRRQLVIAEVARRVDILCHRIYVSYRLLEGTSHFKELHDIIEEAKGKLEREVGPLDGMSAKMARGIVSRLCGGSDVQKLCTLAIQKADEWLSSPDLHLQDSLPSACRFRFIDITSSSLVIILKETTLASSDTIKGYKLWYWKSREQPSIEEPVILSKDQRKILVFNLATCTEYSFRIISFTDDGILGHSESKCYTGSNELLTKRVSQNATATCSQAERRGRSLASKSTGFKIRDVGKILRKAWAEEGYFEDMYGDSCDRSATEAEQPENSERDQLLAGACRRLQFNAFSVPDLNVEAPMPMDTDSSPEKCYDLNNRLLKSDESGGSEACAAVRSAEPPAVESRRGGKAKQLHGAHDESCEQDGVSAICREKQLLKSPMELDEDYEYCVNVIRWLETQGHIETDFRMKFLTWLSLRSTENEHRVVATFIKTLIKEPSSLAEQLIDSFGETVNCKRQKVGPCKQLWH; encoded by the exons ATGTCCAAATCTACTACTGCTAAGGCTAGCAGGCACGTTGAATTGAAGAAACAATCTGCAGCCATATTAACAATAGCAAATGGCCACGCTTGTAAGAAGGAAGCAATTAACGGTGACGACCTTGGTCATGATGCGAAATTCACTAGTACTTGGGTCTGCAGAAATTTGTCTTGTAAAGCTATTGTAACATCTGAAGATTCTTTCTGCAAGAGGTGCTCATGTTGTATCTGCCATCAGTTTGATGACAATAAAGATCCTAGTCTATGGTTGGTTTGTGCATCCGAAAATGATGACAGGAACTGCTGCGGTTCTTCTTGCCATATTGAGTGTGCATTCCAACACAAGAAGGTCGGATGCTTTGACCTTGGGAAAATTATTCATCTTGATGGGAGTTATTCTTGTGCTTCATGTGGAAAGGTTTCCGGAATACTTAG TTATTGGAGAAGGCAACTGGTGATTGCAGAAGTGGCTCGACGAGTAGATATTCTCTGCCATCGTATCTATGTGAGTTATCGGCTATTAGAGGGAACAAGCCATTTTAAAGAATTGCATGACATTATTGAAGAGGCAAAAGGGAAACTGGAACGTGAGGTTGGTCCACTTGATGGAATGTCAGCAAAGATGGCTCGTGGTATTGTAAGCAGGTTATGTGGTGGTAGTGATGTGCAGAAACTTTGCACTTTAGCGATTCAGAAAGCTGATGAGTGGTTAAGTTCTCCAGATTTGcatcttcaag ATTCCTTGCCTTCTGCGTGCAGATTCAGATTCATAGACATTACATCTTCTTCCCTTGTTATCATCTTAAAAGAAACTACATTAGCATCGTCTGACACCATCAAAGGTTATAAGCTATGGTACTGGAAGAGCAGAGAGCAACCAAGCATAGAAGAGCCTGTAATTTTGTCCAAAgatcaaagaaaaatacttGTTTTCAACCTTGCCACATGCACAGAATATTCCTTCAGAATTATATCATTCACAGATGATGGGATTCTTGGGCATTCTGAATCTAAATGTTATACTGGGAGCAATGAGTTATTGACCAAACGTGTGTCACAAAATGCAACGGCAACATGCTCTCAGGCAGAGAGAAGAGGTAGGAGCCTGGCTTCTAAGTCAACTGGATTCAAGATCCGAGATGTTGGGAAGATCTTGCGGAAAGCTTGGGCTGAAGAAGGCTATTTTGAGGATATGTACGGAGATTCATGCGACAGAAGTGCCACAGAAGCAGAGCAGCCAGAGAACAGTGAAAGGGACCAGTTGTTAGCTGGTGCTTGTCGCAGACTTCAGTTCAATGCATTTTCTGTCCCTGATTTAAATGTTGAGGCACCCATGCCCATGGACACGGACTCTTCCCCTGAGAAGTGCTATGATTTGAATAACAGACTCTTAAAATCAGATGAGAGTGGTGGCTCTGAGGCTTGCGCAGCAGTCAGGAGTGCAGAACCACCTGCTGTTGAATCCCGGCGTGGGGGCAAGGCAAAGCAACTCCATGGTGCGCATGATGAGAGTTGTGAGCAGGATGGGGTTTCAGCTATCTGCCGTGAGAAACAACTTCTTAAAAGTCCCATGGAGTTGGATGAGGACTACGAGTACTGTGTGAATGTGATACGGTGGCTGGAGACCCAGGGACACATAGAGACTGATTTCAGGATGAAGTTCTTAACTTGGCTGAGTCTAAGATCTACAGAGAATGAGCATAGGGTGGTGGCCACATTCATCAAAACACTAATCAAAGAACCAAGTAGCCTGGCCGAGCAGCTTATTGATTCTTTTGGAGAAACGGTAAACTGCAAGAGACAAAAAGTAGGTCCTTGCAAGCAGCTATGGCATTAG